GCACGGTGATAGGCCGCGTCCTCGACGGGTGGGACGAGCGAGAGTCCGTCCACGCCGCCCCGGAGGAACACCGTCACCAGCGTGCGCCGCGAAGGAGGTGTGGCCGCCTGGACGCCACGCAGGAGACCTGGCGTGAACAGCAGCCCCACTCCGGACAGACCCAGCGCGTGCAGCAGGCGGCGTCGAGAGAGGGACTGAGACATGCGGCCGGAGCTCCAGGGTGGTCGGCCTCGCGAGGCGGCGAGGTCCGCCCATTCAACACCCGTTCGGTCCGGAAGTTACGAGCACCCGGGCACGCACCTCTGCCTCCATGACGGCACACCATGCGGGAGGCGCATGATCGCCTCCGAGCCCTCACGTCCTGCCGCCAGAGCGGCCCTGAATCGTTTCAGGGCTCGGCTCCGCGCGGCATCTCCAGCCTCGCCCAGGACGGTGGGCCGCATCGAGGGTTTCGGACAGGCCCAGGCTCGGGCGCCGCTGCGTGCGGCTTCCTCCTCCAGGACAGCGGACCGCATCGAACATCGAGGACTCGCTGACTCCGCGTCGCTTTCTCCAGCGAGTCCACGGACCTGCGTCAGGGCTGCTTCTTCTCGCGCAGTTGGTGGAGCACCTCGCGCGCGGTGGCGGCGGACGACGCCGGGTTCTGCCCGGTGACGAGCCGGCCGTCGGCCACGACGAAGCTCTCCCACAACGGGCCCGACTCGTAGCGGCCCCCCAGCTCCTTCAGCCGCGTCTCCAGCGCGAACGGGACGATGGCGTCGAACTTCGCCGCCTTCTCCTCCGCGTTGCTGAAGCCCGCCACGCGCTTGCCCTTCACCAGCGGCTGCCCGTCCGGCCCCTTCACCCCCACCAGCGCCGCGGGCCCGTGGCAGACCGCCGCCACCACCGCGCCCCGCGCGTACCCCGCGGACAACAGCTTGTGCGTGGGCGCGTGCTTCGACAGGTCCCACATCACGCCGTGCCCACCCACGACGAAGTACGCGTCGTACGTGTCCTTCACCTTCGCGAGCTTGAGCGTGTTCGCCAGCTTCTTCTTCGCCTGCGCATCCGACAGGAACGCCCGCGTGGACTCCGTCTGCTCCTTCTCGCTGCGAGGGTCCACCGGCGCGGCCCCGCCCTCCGGCGACGCGATGTCCACCTGCGCCCCCGCGTCGACGAACGCCTCGTAGGGCGCGGCCAGCTCCTCCAACCAGAAGCCGGTCTTCTCTCCCGTGTTCCCGAACTGCGAATGGCTGGTGACAATCAACAGGACCTTCACGGCGGTCAGCATCTCTTCCATGACACGGCTCCCTCGCGGGCCCACGAGGCGGGGCCCCACGGACGAAGGGATACGCCCCGAGGTCCGCCAAGAAAACCGAGGGCTTCTTCACATAAGCTCAAGCCATGCTTGGCAATCGCGAAGCCCTCTGGACGCTGTGGGAAGTCAGCCGCGCGGGGACCCACGCCGCCGCCGCGGCGCGACTGGGCATCACCGCGTCCGCCGTGGGACAGCAGCTCAAGGCGCTCGAGCGACACGCGGGCGTCGCGCTGTTCGAGCGCGTGGGAAGAAGGGCCCGGCTCACCCCCGCCGGAGCGGCGCTCGTCGCTCGGCTGGGAGAGCACCTGCCCGCGCTGGACGCCGCGGTGGAGGAAGCCTCCGAGACCCACCGCGTGGTGCGCGGCGAGGTGGCGCTGGGCGGCCCCTGGCCCTTCTTCCGCTACTGGCTGCGCCCGCGCCTGCCGTCCCTCCTGGCGGCGCATCCCGAGCTGCGACTGGACGTCCGCTTCGATGTCCCCAGCCGCGTCGCGCGCAGGCTCCTCGACGGCGAGCTGGACCTGGGCATCGTCGGCTTGCTGCCGGAGGCTCCGGGACTGGAGCTGCACCCGGTGGCTCAGGAACAGTTCGTCGCAGTGGCCTCACCTGGCTACCTCAAGCGCTGGGGCACACCGAGGAGCGCCCGCGACTTCGCCGCGCATCGCTTCGTCGCCTTCGACTCGGACCTGGCCATGCTGCTGCCCTGGTGGCGCGCGGCCTTCGGCGCGAAGGAGCCCCTGCCGAAACAGGTGGTCTGCCGCATCGCCAACCTCGACGAGATGCTCGCGCTGGCGGAGGCCGGTGTGGGGCTGGCGGTGCTGCCCGACTACCTGGTCCAGCCCGCACTGCGCGAGGGCCGGGTCCTGGAGCTCACGCCCGACGCACCGCGCCGCGCCGCGCGCCGTCCCTCGGGCACCCTCTGGGTGGCGTGGCGCAAGGCCGCCGCGCCCACTGCCCGATTCCTCGCGGTCCGCGACTGGCTCCTGGCGAAAGACAGACGGGGACAGCGTGCATGAGTGGCTTTGTCTTAGAATGCCATCATGCCCATCCCTTACGTCCCGCGCCTGCATTCCCACATGTTCCTGGCGGGACCGCTGGGGCTGTGGCTGATGGCCCACAACGTCTCCTCGCCACTCCCAGACAGACTCCCCGAGGCGTATGAAGACTGGGCCGCGAAGCGGTGCCAGGGAGGGCCTGTCCCCGCGCGGACCTTCAAGGGGTTCGTTCTGGAGAAGGCCCCCACGACGTTCGAGGGGAAATATCCCGCGTCCCAACTGGTCGGCTGTGAAATCCATGTCGTCCGGGTCATCGAGTCGCGCGCCACGAACGCGACGATGAGCTCGCCGCCCCAGGTGGCACTCGCGGTGGAGGAGACGCTGCTGGGCCCCTCCTCCACGGGGCCCCTGCCCGCGGTCTTCAGCAAGTCCTCCTCCTCCAACCACTGGTGTGGCACGGGCGCCCGCGAAGAGGAGAGGCGACGCAAGGACAAGCCCGTCGAGGGCCCGGGCCTGGGCGAGCGGTTCCTCGTCCTGGGCGGATGGAACGCGGCTCGGACCTGGTTCCATGTCAGCGACCAGGGTCGCTGGAAGCTCACGCCGGAGCTGCGCACGCAATTCGAGGAAGGGCTCGCGGAGCTGCGACGTCGCGAGCCCGGCTTCGACACGGAGGCGGAGCTGCTTCGCCAGCACGACATCGACCACCAGCACGCCCCGGCGCTGCTCGCGGCGGTGAAGGCCGGTGATGTCCCGGGCGCCAAGGCCTTGCTGGCCCGGGGCGCGAGCGTGATTCCAGAGGACCTGTCCGTCGCGTCCCCGCTCTTCTTCGCCATCCACCACGACCACGCGGAGATGACGCGCCTGGTACTGGCCGCCACACCTCCGGGCGTCCCGGACGAAGGCGCCATGGACGAAGCCATCCTCAAGGGGAACGCCGACCTCGTCCAGCGGATGCTGGCCGCTGGCATCCGGGTGGAACAGCGCAAGGGCGTCAACGGGCCCCTCCACCTCGCGCTCACCGAGAAGAACTGCGAGGTCCTCCAGGTCCTGCTCGAACATGGAGTCAACCCCAACATCCCGGGACATGATTCGAAGTACGTGCTCGACCAGGCCGTGCACAGCCTCCGGGGCCAGCAGTGCGTCCCCCTGCTCCTCGAGCATGGAGCGCGGCCCGACCCCAAGAAAGGCCCCGGCCTCTCCGCGCCGTTGAAGTACCTGGCGGGTCACAGGCATTCCCCCCAGGCCGAGGCCGCCGTGCGCGCGCTGGTGTCCGCGGGAGCCCGCGTGAACCAGGTGAAGCTGAAGACCATCAAGGACGACCTGATGCGCGCCGTCTTCAAGGAGCTGGGCGCACGCTGAGATGGCCACCGACGTTGCCTCCGGAGCGTCGAATCTCCGACGGGGCGCGTGTCTGGAAAGGAATCACGGATACCTGCCTCGTACGCCAGGACCGGTAGGCGATACCGGAGGCCTTGCCTATCCATGCCCCCCTCCAAACGCTTCGAGGGGGAGAGCTCATGCGGCAGTCGTCGAACCAGGACCCCGAAACGCAGGCCGTCGTTCGCGCTGCTGTCTTGAAGATGAGGACCGTCGCGGATTGCATCGTCACCCCGCGCAATGCCCACTCAGGGACGGTCCAGGATGGATTCCGGGTCCACGTGGCCACGCGTGGCCCCCTGACCGAGCAAGCGGTCCTCGAGCACCTGCGCGCCCACTGCCCTCGACAGCTCGGACCTCTCGACGTCGTCCTCGTCCACGCGCTGCCGCCCTCGCGCCGGGCCAGCGACCTGGAGGACCTGGGCCTCGCGGTGCTCGACGAGCCCCTGGTCAACACCTGCCAACGCGTCGTCGATGCCTTGCTGGGCCCAGGACACTTCAAGGTGTCCGTCGGCGACGTGGACTCCACGCCCGGAGCCTTGAGGCCGCGACGCGCGCCGGACTCCACTCCCAGGGTTGACCGGAGCAACCATCCTGCCAGCGCGGCGGGCACTGCCGGACACTCGGCGCGCGCGGCCCTCTCCGACGGCGGCCCTGCCCTGTCGGGCGCGGAGCGGACCTTGACCGACGTCCTGCTCGCGGCGGTGGCGCGGACGCCGGAGCAGAGAATCACTCACGTCGAGGCCGAGGGCGTGGAGCGGACCGACACCTACCGCGAGCTGCTGTCGAGGTCCCTGCGAGTCGCCGGCGGGCTGCGCGCCGCAGGGCTGACAGCGGGACAGCGGGTGATGTTCCAGCT
The Myxococcus fulvus DNA segment above includes these coding regions:
- a CDS encoding LysR family transcriptional regulator, with amino-acid sequence MLGNREALWTLWEVSRAGTHAAAAARLGITASAVGQQLKALERHAGVALFERVGRRARLTPAGAALVARLGEHLPALDAAVEEASETHRVVRGEVALGGPWPFFRYWLRPRLPSLLAAHPELRLDVRFDVPSRVARRLLDGELDLGIVGLLPEAPGLELHPVAQEQFVAVASPGYLKRWGTPRSARDFAAHRFVAFDSDLAMLLPWWRAAFGAKEPLPKQVVCRIANLDEMLALAEAGVGLAVLPDYLVQPALREGRVLELTPDAPRRAARRPSGTLWVAWRKAAAPTARFLAVRDWLLAKDRRGQRA
- a CDS encoding ankyrin repeat domain-containing protein; translated protein: MPIPYVPRLHSHMFLAGPLGLWLMAHNVSSPLPDRLPEAYEDWAAKRCQGGPVPARTFKGFVLEKAPTTFEGKYPASQLVGCEIHVVRVIESRATNATMSSPPQVALAVEETLLGPSSTGPLPAVFSKSSSSNHWCGTGAREEERRRKDKPVEGPGLGERFLVLGGWNAARTWFHVSDQGRWKLTPELRTQFEEGLAELRRREPGFDTEAELLRQHDIDHQHAPALLAAVKAGDVPGAKALLARGASVIPEDLSVASPLFFAIHHDHAEMTRLVLAATPPGVPDEGAMDEAILKGNADLVQRMLAAGIRVEQRKGVNGPLHLALTEKNCEVLQVLLEHGVNPNIPGHDSKYVLDQAVHSLRGQQCVPLLLEHGARPDPKKGPGLSAPLKYLAGHRHSPQAEAAVRALVSAGARVNQVKLKTIKDDLMRAVFKELGAR
- a CDS encoding type 1 glutamine amidotransferase domain-containing protein; translation: MEEMLTAVKVLLIVTSHSQFGNTGEKTGFWLEELAAPYEAFVDAGAQVDIASPEGGAAPVDPRSEKEQTESTRAFLSDAQAKKKLANTLKLAKVKDTYDAYFVVGGHGVMWDLSKHAPTHKLLSAGYARGAVVAAVCHGPAALVGVKGPDGQPLVKGKRVAGFSNAEEKAAKFDAIVPFALETRLKELGGRYESGPLWESFVVADGRLVTGQNPASSAATAREVLHQLREKKQP